One window of the Methanobacteriales archaeon HGW-Methanobacteriales-1 genome contains the following:
- a CDS encoding Ion channel, whose protein sequence is MSTKISDIIPFKGKTINRDLSRLFESIIIFLILADVILLTLITFIPVNPQIYGMIVFFDLTVVLILIPEFIYRLWKAPNRLEFLKHNWTDIIGMVPELLVGHYSTYLRYFRLIRIAALFKKEIRHILDYLHKTHIDQGIFAILVILFSGTIIFYLVEHGQNPGIIGMDDALWYMVVTITTVGYGDISAQTHAGRLVGVVIMFAGIGFISFLTATITSIFIKDTEKEEMDKIDVLHDKIDSLEFEIKELKEILKEK, encoded by the coding sequence ATGAGCACAAAGATATCTGACATTATTCCTTTTAAAGGCAAAACCATTAACCGGGATTTATCCCGATTATTTGAATCCATAATCATTTTTTTGATACTGGCCGATGTTATTTTGCTTACTTTAATAACTTTCATACCGGTGAATCCCCAGATTTATGGAATGATTGTATTTTTTGATTTAACCGTAGTTTTAATTCTCATTCCAGAATTTATTTACCGTTTATGGAAGGCCCCTAACCGTCTAGAGTTTTTAAAACACAACTGGACCGACATTATTGGAATGGTCCCTGAGCTACTAGTGGGCCATTATAGTACTTATCTTCGATACTTCAGACTAATACGAATTGCTGCACTCTTTAAAAAAGAAATAAGACATATATTAGATTATTTACATAAAACCCATATTGACCAGGGAATATTTGCTATTTTAGTAATATTGTTTTCAGGAACCATTATCTTTTATTTGGTAGAACACGGGCAAAATCCTGGAATAATTGGGATGGACGATGCTTTGTGGTATATGGTAGTTACCATCACCACCGTGGGCTATGGGGATATCTCGGCCCAGACCCATGCCGGTCGTTTAGTGGGTGTGGTAATCATGTTTGCAGGAATAGGATTTATCAGTTTTTTAACGGCCACTATAACTTCTATTTTTATTAAAGATACTGAAAAAGAAGAAATGGATAAGATTGACGTGCTGCATGATAAGATTGATAGTTTAGAATTTGAAATTAAGGAATTAAAGGAAATATTAAAAGAAAAATAG